A window of Xylophilus sp. GW821-FHT01B05 contains these coding sequences:
- a CDS encoding glycosyltransferase: MIILYHKVAATSPTQWWVTADAFERQLADLAAFELVHLADYDSGNPRHAVISFDGVYENVYQFAFPLLKKWGYPFELFVTGNYLGGDNAFDAVEPLAKFCTVPQLQAMAEHGGRLQWHTASHQRLAGLGDSALAEELTVPEALKQQFPSPHFDWFAYPHGDHAPSVVDMVRARYKGALSCVAGDDSDRYQLNRVTAVESTRFARKRVSIVVANYNYGAFLPEAMESVLAQTIAPDEIILIDDASTDGSAEIAQRYAGVATVVVNERNLGIVENFNKAVRLCSGDYIGFLGADNRMRSDYVAQCRAALDRNDDAAIAYTDMSIFGHRAAELASRVGAERIGQSKLERWPVFLWRFPEPTPEALAELSTRNFMHGSSMYRRQAFDQVGGYQGSTGPEDHHLFVRMLGAGWKAVRVAAPLIEYRQHSAGQANTLLGMQMEMVRLREAEQRDQAAIAQAQVQLKDLQQLKEALDAAMDKANAQIWTLGHEKGEKVAELAEATGHIVALQERAQLLERQLEGMSHQWEDLSRRHDRAIADIRALVNSRSWKITRPLRFAGLLARGEFTEARRLSWSLASRSLRRLPLPMRSFLTRMRTRLIAASGLVGNTSVRLDAVTQLVRFRNSYSSQSLAPDVLRPPHPQEWPDIDISVVTHNNGRWLEGFVASLCALDYPKERLHLWFVDNQSTDSTPAQLQTAVDALRAAGVDAALLRRPNNGFGAGHNAGLAEGRSRFALVSNIDLEFEPGALKLVVATALQDTAGAAWELRQKPYEHPKFYDPVTGAVNWNSHACVLLRRQAFEAIGGYDDNIFMYGEDVELSYRLRRAGWVLRYCPSAVVMHYSYEAAGQVKPVQYTGSTFANLYLRLKYGRAADAGIVPLMALGLLVLPQPFPGARKALVRSFARLAVKAPLALAARRSSDAVFPFQVWDYEIRRDGAFVEGHPLADERPLVSVITRTFQGRERLLRQAMLSVAHQTYPQVELIVVQDGGDSLRAAADEVASVTGLDCRFIAAPKQGRSTTGNIGVAAARGRWCLFLDDDDLLFADHVETLVHALQQNTEAVAAYSPAWEVETDFPDGVAGEYREVSYTVPPVLKQEFDLELLQERNYMAIQSVLFERRLFEERGGFDVDMDALEDWVLWNVYADGHRFAYVPKVTSIFRTPANVENRKRRNEIFAGTYGEARARMAQRIAALREGASTEALAEA, from the coding sequence ATGATTATTCTCTATCACAAGGTGGCTGCTACGTCCCCGACCCAGTGGTGGGTCACGGCGGATGCATTTGAGCGGCAGTTGGCGGACCTGGCCGCGTTCGAGCTTGTGCACCTGGCCGACTACGACAGCGGAAATCCACGCCACGCGGTGATTAGCTTTGATGGGGTATATGAAAACGTCTACCAGTTTGCATTTCCCTTGCTGAAGAAGTGGGGCTATCCCTTCGAGCTGTTCGTGACCGGAAATTACCTGGGCGGAGACAACGCATTCGACGCAGTGGAGCCATTGGCGAAGTTCTGCACGGTCCCGCAATTGCAGGCCATGGCGGAACATGGCGGGCGGCTGCAATGGCATACCGCCAGCCACCAGCGGCTGGCAGGTCTCGGCGACAGCGCGCTTGCCGAGGAACTGACGGTGCCCGAGGCGTTGAAGCAGCAATTCCCGTCGCCCCATTTCGACTGGTTCGCCTATCCGCACGGCGACCACGCGCCGTCCGTGGTGGATATGGTGCGCGCGCGCTACAAGGGCGCCCTGTCCTGCGTGGCGGGTGACGACAGCGATCGCTACCAGCTCAACCGGGTCACGGCGGTGGAGTCCACCCGCTTTGCCAGGAAGCGGGTGAGCATCGTGGTGGCCAACTACAACTACGGCGCCTTTCTGCCTGAAGCCATGGAGTCGGTGCTGGCCCAGACCATCGCCCCGGACGAGATCATCCTGATCGACGACGCATCGACCGATGGATCGGCCGAGATCGCGCAGCGCTACGCCGGCGTGGCCACGGTGGTGGTCAATGAGCGCAACCTTGGCATCGTCGAGAACTTCAACAAGGCGGTGCGCCTGTGCAGTGGCGACTACATCGGCTTCCTTGGGGCGGACAACCGCATGCGCAGCGACTATGTCGCGCAGTGCCGTGCCGCGCTGGACCGGAACGATGACGCCGCCATCGCCTATACCGACATGTCGATCTTCGGCCACCGCGCGGCTGAACTGGCGTCCAGGGTGGGCGCTGAGCGCATCGGCCAGAGCAAGTTGGAGCGCTGGCCGGTCTTCCTCTGGCGCTTTCCCGAGCCGACTCCCGAGGCCCTGGCCGAGCTGTCCACGCGCAACTTCATGCATGGCTCTTCCATGTACCGCAGGCAGGCGTTTGACCAGGTGGGCGGCTACCAGGGCTCTACCGGCCCGGAGGACCACCACCTGTTTGTGCGCATGCTGGGGGCCGGTTGGAAGGCCGTGCGCGTGGCGGCTCCCCTGATCGAGTACCGGCAGCATTCGGCCGGCCAGGCCAACACCCTGCTGGGCATGCAGATGGAAATGGTGCGCCTGCGTGAGGCGGAGCAACGGGACCAGGCTGCCATTGCCCAGGCGCAGGTACAGCTCAAAGACCTGCAGCAGCTGAAAGAGGCGCTGGACGCCGCGATGGACAAGGCCAATGCGCAGATCTGGACCCTGGGCCACGAGAAGGGCGAGAAGGTTGCGGAGCTGGCCGAGGCGACGGGCCATATCGTCGCACTGCAGGAGCGTGCGCAGCTGCTCGAGCGCCAACTGGAGGGCATGTCGCACCAGTGGGAGGATCTCTCGCGCCGCCATGACAGGGCCATTGCCGACATCCGCGCACTGGTCAATAGCCGCTCGTGGAAGATCACGCGGCCACTGCGTTTTGCAGGCCTGCTGGCGCGCGGCGAGTTCACCGAGGCGCGCCGCCTGAGCTGGTCGCTGGCGTCGCGTTCCTTGCGCCGCTTGCCCCTGCCGATGCGCAGTTTCCTGACCCGGATGCGAACCCGGCTGATTGCCGCCTCCGGCCTGGTTGGCAATACCAGCGTGCGGCTGGACGCCGTTACGCAGCTGGTGCGCTTTCGCAACAGCTATAGCAGCCAGTCCCTGGCGCCCGATGTGCTGCGGCCGCCCCATCCCCAGGAATGGCCCGACATCGACATCAGCGTGGTGACCCACAACAACGGACGCTGGCTGGAAGGCTTCGTGGCGAGCCTGTGCGCGCTCGACTATCCAAAGGAGCGGCTGCACCTGTGGTTCGTTGACAACCAGTCGACCGACAGCACCCCCGCGCAATTGCAAACGGCCGTCGATGCCCTGCGTGCCGCAGGGGTGGATGCCGCGCTGTTGCGGCGGCCGAACAATGGTTTTGGCGCTGGCCACAATGCCGGCCTGGCGGAGGGGCGGTCCCGCTTCGCGCTGGTGTCCAACATCGATCTGGAGTTCGAGCCCGGTGCGCTCAAGCTGGTCGTTGCCACAGCGCTGCAGGACACGGCCGGCGCCGCCTGGGAATTGCGGCAGAAGCCCTACGAGCATCCGAAGTTCTACGACCCGGTCACGGGCGCCGTCAACTGGAACAGCCATGCCTGCGTGCTGCTGCGGCGCCAGGCCTTCGAGGCGATTGGGGGCTACGACGACAACATCTTCATGTACGGCGAGGATGTGGAGCTGTCGTATCGGCTGCGGCGTGCCGGCTGGGTGCTGCGCTACTGCCCGTCGGCCGTGGTCATGCACTACAGCTACGAGGCGGCCGGCCAGGTCAAGCCAGTCCAGTACACGGGCAGCACCTTTGCCAATCTGTACCTGCGGCTCAAGTACGGGCGGGCGGCAGATGCCGGCATCGTGCCCTTGATGGCCTTGGGCCTGCTGGTCTTGCCGCAACCGTTTCCCGGTGCGCGCAAGGCGCTGGTGCGCAGCTTTGCGCGCCTGGCCGTCAAGGCGCCTCTGGCGCTGGCGGCGCGGCGATCGAGCGATGCCGTGTTTCCGTTCCAGGTCTGGGACTACGAGATTCGCCGCGATGGCGCCTTCGTGGAGGGCCATCCGCTGGCCGACGAGCGGCCGCTGGTCAGCGTCATCACCCGCACATTCCAGGGGCGGGAGCGCCTGCTGCGCCAGGCCATGCTGTCGGTGGCGCACCAGACCTATCCGCAGGTGGAGCTGATCGTCGTGCAGGATGGTGGCGACAGCCTGCGTGCGGCGGCTGACGAGGTGGCCAGCGTGACCGGGCTGGACTGCCGCTTCATCGCCGCCCCCAAGCAGGGGCGCTCGACCACCGGCAATATCGGCGTGGCCGCTGCCCGCGGCCGCTGGTGCCTGTTCCTGGATGACGACGATCTGCTGTTCGCCGACCATGTGGAAACCCTGGTCCATGCCTTGCAGCAGAACACCGAGGCCGTGGCCGCCTATTCACCGGCCTGGGAGGTCGAGACCGACTTTCCCGACGGGGTGGCTGGCGAGTACCGGGAGGTCTCCTATACCGTGCCGCCAGTGCTCAAGCAGGAGTTCGATCTGGAGCTGCTGCAGGAGCGCAACTACATGGCCATACAGTCCGTGCTGTTCGAGCGCCGGCTGTTTGAGGAGCGCGGCGGCTTCGATGTGGACATGGATGCGCTGGAAGACTGGGTGCTCTGGAACGTCTACGCGGATGGCCACCGTTTTGCGTACGTGCCCAAGGTCACCTCGATCTTCCGCACGCCCGCCAACGTCGAGAACCGCAAGCGGCGCAATGAGATCTTCGCGGGCACCTATGGCGAGGCCCGCGCGCGCATGGCGCAGCGCATTGCGGCACTGCGGGAAGGCGCTTCCACCGAGGCCCTGGCCGAGGCCTGA
- a CDS encoding class I SAM-dependent methyltransferase has product MSIQPAEDIERHYAEADPWGYENNPHDQRRKSELLGLLPDREWGRVLDIGCGNGFVSFDLPGQQVVGLDISAAAIEWARKRQANLAEAEARRFSFHAGSMFDLDSIVAGKFDLVVITGVLYPQYIGGAFSVLQTMVDGFLSENGVVVSCHINEWRPARFPYTLLDVNFYPYRDYMHRLEVYVK; this is encoded by the coding sequence ATGAGCATTCAGCCTGCGGAAGATATTGAGCGGCACTACGCCGAGGCCGATCCATGGGGATATGAAAACAACCCCCATGACCAACGCAGAAAGTCGGAGCTTCTTGGGCTGCTGCCGGATCGCGAGTGGGGCCGCGTATTGGATATTGGCTGCGGCAATGGCTTTGTGAGCTTTGATCTTCCGGGGCAGCAGGTGGTCGGGCTGGATATTTCAGCGGCGGCGATCGAGTGGGCTCGCAAGCGGCAGGCAAACCTCGCAGAGGCCGAAGCCCGTCGGTTCTCTTTTCATGCGGGATCGATGTTTGACCTGGATTCCATCGTTGCCGGGAAATTTGATCTGGTAGTGATTACAGGGGTTTTGTACCCACAGTACATAGGCGGGGCATTTTCGGTGCTGCAGACCATGGTGGATGGATTTCTGTCAGAAAACGGAGTGGTGGTGTCCTGTCATATCAATGAATGGCGTCCTGCCCGCTTCCCCTACACGCTGCTTGATGTTAATTTTTATCCTTATAGGGATTACATGCACCGACTGGAGGTGTATGTAAAATGA
- a CDS encoding ABC transporter ATP-binding protein: protein MSCEPAVAIRAQDLGKCYHIYDAPAMRLRQFILPRLRKLMGQAEHRYYRSFWALRGLGFEIRRGETVGIIGRNGSGKSTLLQMICGTLAPSAGEVETFGRIAALLELGSGFNPDYSGRENVYMNCTVLGLSKEQIDQRFDSIVGFADIGDFIDQPVKTYSSGMFARLAFAAAIHVDPEILIVDEALAVGDFAFQFKCLRRLKELAAGGCTVLFVTHDIEQVQRLCSRALYLRNGEAVFYGDAGEACSRYLADVRETEAAIVGQPLLEGGVSPVGSASSDEQIHQEFAERVAGHRSGSRQQGEILALSVNGVHGAEPYVGFAEQLVVEITFRVNEPVPNPTVAFYVVDAAGQLLVGTNTHNEGVDLRGCKIGDICKLRISLENRLRPGRFGLQTFLVDYQPAVNTEYIDHIDLAGSFVSGQEPGVQRWALVSPRFSVDLYR from the coding sequence ATGTCCTGTGAGCCCGCTGTTGCGATTCGCGCCCAGGACCTTGGCAAGTGCTATCACATCTATGACGCGCCGGCCATGCGGCTGCGGCAGTTCATTCTTCCGCGGTTGCGCAAGCTCATGGGGCAGGCCGAGCATCGCTATTACCGATCGTTCTGGGCCTTGAGGGGCCTGGGCTTCGAGATTCGGCGTGGAGAAACCGTCGGGATCATCGGGCGCAACGGGTCTGGAAAATCAACGCTGCTGCAGATGATTTGCGGCACGCTGGCGCCGTCAGCGGGCGAGGTCGAGACATTCGGGCGCATTGCTGCCTTGCTGGAACTGGGCTCTGGTTTCAACCCGGATTACAGCGGTCGGGAAAACGTCTACATGAATTGCACGGTGCTGGGTCTGAGCAAGGAGCAGATCGATCAGCGCTTTGACAGCATTGTGGGGTTCGCGGACATTGGCGATTTCATCGATCAGCCGGTGAAGACATACTCCAGTGGCATGTTCGCGCGGCTGGCTTTTGCGGCGGCGATCCATGTCGACCCTGAGATCCTGATCGTGGACGAGGCCTTGGCGGTAGGCGATTTCGCGTTCCAGTTCAAATGCCTGCGGCGTCTCAAGGAGTTGGCGGCGGGGGGCTGCACCGTCCTGTTCGTGACCCACGATATAGAACAGGTCCAGCGGCTCTGCAGCCGGGCACTGTACCTGCGCAATGGCGAGGCCGTGTTCTACGGCGATGCCGGCGAGGCATGCAGCCGCTACCTGGCCGATGTGCGCGAGACAGAGGCAGCTATCGTGGGGCAGCCACTGCTTGAGGGCGGCGTGTCCCCCGTTGGCAGCGCGTCCTCGGACGAGCAGATTCACCAGGAATTCGCCGAGCGCGTGGCAGGACACCGGAGCGGCTCACGGCAACAGGGGGAAATTCTTGCGCTGTCCGTCAATGGCGTGCACGGCGCGGAGCCCTATGTCGGCTTTGCCGAGCAGTTGGTCGTGGAGATCACGTTCCGCGTGAACGAGCCAGTGCCGAATCCGACGGTGGCTTTCTATGTGGTCGACGCGGCAGGACAATTGCTGGTCGGCACCAATACGCACAATGAAGGGGTGGACCTTCGAGGCTGCAAGATCGGGGATATCTGCAAGCTGCGGATTTCTCTGGAAAACAGGCTGCGTCCGGGGCGCTTCGGGCTCCAGACATTTCTGGTTGACTATCAGCCAGCGGTCAATACGGAGTACATAGACCATATTGATCTGGCCGGCTCCTTTGTGAGTGGGCAGGAACCGGGCGTGCAGCGCTGGGCGCTGGTGTCGCCGAGATTTTCCGTAGACCTCTATCGATAG